From Paraburkholderia flava, a single genomic window includes:
- a CDS encoding YhdP family protein: MSERNDSADPQPAGNPRPAGGSDHVVLRHTLRVALCIALVVYFIAAALFFGLRYGVLPRVDAFRPRIEALVSDKIHAELKIGKLAPHWVGFQPGVDVTDLTIRDRDGHVALNIPHATATLSWRSLVQFTPLLSSLIVDKPDVLVERASDGTLSVAGVQMPSTHTGNDTFSTWLLRQQAVVLRGGTLRWRDAQHDAPELALQDIRLAILNDGYDHRVALQAPAEGTVLHGPLDFRAQFRHARMSAIGKPINWSGTAYVSTGPVDLPTLSHYLDFPIETFAGRVDNAIWIDFSEGRMKSASGELSGTDVSLRVRPTQPKLDMPAARFSWMFEAPERGDYTLTLRNLHAELGQPPLDDGTPLTRTLAFSTLTGHYRMPTVQHGQLVSVTGDRVDLGILAEFSRALPLPRRLLNELVRFNPRGLVANYEMEIERAKPEGGEAAAERGSTGSEPVEHYRFKGDLQGISVAAQEPPPGLTAMNHPRAGIPGVENLWGRVDADETHGSITLDTANAAVTLPGVFDDPRLTFDRLHGAGTWTVTPAPGEKHKAFTVSVSELTVQNPDLLGTIVANYSNPGHGRGALDLKANIDHAQVPRLVRYLPTSISEKLRTYLGHGLQAGTSHGATIEVHGDLTKFPYSREPSAGVFHIVAPFKGGTFDPSPFPPKKMKDGTPSVWPPLAGIDGVFELKENLLRFDVDRAHYRRVALNKVTGKIDDLGTKASSLVIAGDGRGPLADMLDYVNSSALGGMSKHVAEKIHADGPATLALKLTVPRTPKPHVAVEGTVGFLNNRLAMDNVPPLSQLNGKVHFTQRTAALDRLSGRILGGDIRANGGLKEDGSYALDVAGHIAADAARGLNLHGPAAQVLTRMSGTAPYDLSVRGRKGELPDVTANSDLTGLALNFPAPFNKPVGTPMPLHFALQAAPQEPHVGAANAPGLERADLTFGPIAASYLLQLAPHGQPSVLRGAVGVNKPADLPSEGVVAAVDLDTFDADAWRTLVADLRRRGGDVPPPGVSPGTLTQFLPNRFAVHIGTLTLLKRHWESVVVGASHVDNKWQANVASNQVSGHVSWLPGATKESPGTLQARLARLVVPSTSQNDLLGQAMSQPAQNMPSIDLVVNELIVRDRNIGRLEVDAHNTDDDGVAVWQLDNLEISNPAAKLTATANWRTSRRLGANADEDTPRRTVFDFKLDIKDAGALLERAGLPRTLKGGSGTLAGKVGWRGGPTAIDYPTLGGNLSVDLRHGQILKVDPGVAKLLGVLSLQSLARFATLNFRDVIGEGLPFERVTGTGKIENGIGRTDNFEMVTAPARAEMHGTVNLAKETQNLDVHVVPTVSAGAAVVAAAVVNPLLGLGALVADFALSHSISKAFALDYAITGSWSKPHIERVHGDRGKMDAPASATVATP, encoded by the coding sequence ATGTCCGAGCGAAACGACTCCGCCGACCCGCAACCAGCCGGAAATCCCCGGCCCGCAGGCGGAAGCGACCACGTGGTACTGCGTCACACGCTGCGGGTGGCGCTGTGTATCGCGCTCGTCGTTTATTTCATTGCAGCCGCGCTGTTTTTCGGGCTGCGCTACGGCGTGCTGCCGCGCGTGGACGCCTTCCGTCCGCGCATCGAAGCGCTCGTCTCCGACAAGATCCACGCCGAACTGAAGATCGGCAAGCTCGCCCCGCACTGGGTCGGCTTCCAGCCGGGCGTCGACGTTACCGATCTCACCATTCGCGACCGCGACGGCCACGTCGCGCTGAATATCCCCCATGCCACCGCGACGCTGTCGTGGCGCTCGCTCGTGCAGTTCACGCCGCTGCTGTCGAGCCTGATCGTCGACAAGCCGGACGTGCTGGTCGAGCGTGCGTCGGACGGCACGCTGTCGGTGGCCGGCGTGCAGATGCCGAGCACCCACACCGGCAACGACACGTTCAGCACGTGGCTGCTGCGCCAGCAGGCGGTCGTGCTGCGCGGCGGCACGCTGCGCTGGCGCGACGCACAGCACGACGCGCCCGAACTCGCGCTGCAGGACATCCGCCTCGCCATTCTCAACGACGGCTACGACCACCGCGTCGCGCTGCAGGCACCCGCCGAAGGCACCGTGCTGCACGGTCCGCTCGACTTCCGCGCGCAGTTCCGCCACGCGCGGATGTCGGCGATCGGCAAGCCGATCAACTGGAGCGGCACTGCGTATGTATCGACCGGTCCCGTCGATCTACCGACGCTGTCGCACTACCTCGACTTCCCGATCGAAACCTTCGCGGGCCGCGTCGACAACGCCATCTGGATCGACTTCAGCGAAGGCCGGATGAAGTCGGCGAGCGGCGAGCTGTCGGGCACCGACGTGTCGCTGCGCGTGCGGCCGACCCAGCCGAAGCTCGACATGCCGGCCGCACGCTTCTCGTGGATGTTCGAGGCGCCCGAGCGCGGCGACTACACGCTGACGCTGCGCAACCTGCACGCGGAACTCGGCCAGCCGCCGCTCGACGACGGCACGCCGCTCACCCGCACGCTCGCGTTCTCGACGCTGACCGGCCACTACCGGATGCCCACCGTGCAGCACGGGCAACTGGTCAGCGTGACCGGCGATCGCGTCGACCTGGGCATCCTTGCCGAATTCAGCCGCGCGCTGCCGCTGCCGCGCCGTCTGTTGAACGAGCTGGTGCGTTTCAATCCGCGCGGGCTCGTCGCTAATTACGAGATGGAAATCGAGCGCGCGAAGCCCGAGGGCGGCGAGGCTGCGGCCGAACGCGGCTCGACCGGCAGCGAGCCGGTCGAGCACTACCGCTTCAAGGGTGACTTGCAGGGCATCAGCGTCGCCGCGCAGGAACCGCCGCCGGGCCTCACTGCAATGAATCACCCGCGCGCGGGGATTCCCGGCGTCGAAAATCTGTGGGGCCGCGTCGACGCCGACGAAACGCACGGCTCGATCACGCTCGACACCGCGAACGCAGCGGTCACGCTGCCCGGCGTGTTCGACGATCCGCGACTGACGTTCGACCGGCTGCACGGCGCAGGCACGTGGACCGTCACGCCGGCGCCGGGCGAAAAGCACAAGGCGTTCACCGTGTCGGTATCCGAACTGACCGTACAGAACCCCGACCTGCTCGGGACGATCGTCGCGAACTATTCGAACCCGGGCCACGGCCGCGGCGCACTCGACCTGAAAGCGAACATCGACCACGCGCAGGTACCGCGACTCGTCCGCTATCTGCCGACCAGCATCAGCGAGAAACTGCGCACCTATCTCGGTCACGGTCTGCAGGCCGGCACGTCGCACGGCGCGACGATCGAAGTGCATGGCGACCTGACCAAATTCCCGTACTCGCGCGAGCCGTCGGCGGGCGTGTTCCATATCGTCGCGCCGTTCAAGGGCGGCACGTTCGACCCGTCGCCGTTCCCGCCGAAGAAGATGAAGGACGGCACGCCGAGCGTGTGGCCGCCGCTCGCCGGGATCGACGGCGTGTTCGAGCTGAAGGAGAACCTGCTGCGCTTCGACGTCGATCGCGCGCATTACCGGCGTGTCGCGCTCAACAAGGTGACCGGCAAGATCGACGATCTCGGCACCAAGGCGTCGAGCCTCGTGATCGCCGGCGACGGTCGCGGCCCGCTCGCCGATATGCTCGACTACGTGAACAGCAGCGCGCTCGGCGGCATGTCGAAGCACGTGGCCGAAAAGATTCACGCCGACGGCCCCGCGACGCTCGCGCTGAAACTCACCGTTCCCCGCACACCGAAGCCGCACGTTGCGGTCGAAGGCACGGTCGGCTTCCTGAACAACCGCCTCGCGATGGACAACGTGCCGCCGCTGTCGCAGCTCAACGGCAAGGTCCACTTCACGCAGCGCACGGCCGCGCTCGACCGGCTGTCGGGCCGCATCCTCGGCGGCGACATCCGCGCAAACGGCGGCCTGAAGGAAGACGGCAGCTATGCGCTCGACGTCGCGGGCCACATCGCCGCCGATGCTGCACGCGGTCTGAATCTGCACGGCCCGGCCGCACAGGTGCTGACACGGATGTCGGGCACGGCGCCGTACGACCTGAGCGTGCGCGGCCGCAAGGGAGAACTGCCCGACGTCACCGCGAATTCCGACCTCACCGGCCTCGCTCTGAATTTTCCGGCGCCGTTCAACAAGCCGGTCGGCACACCGATGCCACTGCACTTCGCGCTGCAAGCCGCCCCGCAGGAACCGCACGTCGGCGCCGCGAATGCCCCCGGTCTGGAGCGTGCGGATCTGACGTTCGGTCCGATCGCCGCCAGCTATCTGCTGCAGCTCGCGCCGCACGGGCAGCCGTCGGTCCTGCGCGGCGCGGTCGGCGTGAACAAGCCGGCGGACCTGCCGTCCGAAGGCGTCGTCGCTGCCGTCGATCTCGATACGTTCGACGCCGATGCGTGGCGCACGCTCGTCGCCGATCTGCGGCGTCGCGGCGGGGACGTGCCCCCGCCCGGCGTGTCGCCGGGCACGTTGACGCAATTCCTGCCGAACCGCTTCGCGGTCCACATCGGGACGCTGACACTGCTGAAACGGCACTGGGAAAGCGTGGTCGTCGGCGCGTCGCATGTCGACAATAAATGGCAGGCGAACGTCGCGTCGAACCAGGTGTCGGGCCACGTGTCCTGGCTGCCCGGCGCGACCAAAGAATCGCCGGGCACGCTGCAGGCGCGGCTCGCGCGACTCGTCGTGCCGTCGACCTCGCAGAACGATCTGCTCGGCCAGGCGATGTCGCAGCCGGCGCAGAACATGCCGTCGATCGATCTGGTCGTGAACGAGCTGATCGTGCGCGACCGTAACATCGGCCGGCTCGAAGTCGATGCGCACAACACCGACGACGACGGCGTCGCGGTCTGGCAGCTCGACAATCTCGAGATCAGCAATCCGGCCGCGAAACTTACCGCGACGGCGAACTGGCGCACGTCGCGGCGCCTCGGCGCGAATGCCGACGAGGACACCCCGCGTCGCACGGTGTTCGATTTCAAGCTCGACATCAAGGACGCGGGTGCGCTGCTCGAACGCGCGGGCCTGCCGCGTACGCTGAAGGGCGGCTCGGGTACGCTGGCCGGCAAGGTCGGCTGGCGCGGCGGCCCGACTGCGATCGACTATCCGACGCTCGGCGGCAATCTGTCCGTCGATTTGCGGCACGGGCAGATTCTCAAGGTCGATCCGGGCGTCGCGAAGCTGCTTGGCGTGCTGAGCCTGCAAAGCCTCGCGCGCTTCGCGACGCTGAACTTCCGCGACGTGATCGGCGAGGGGCTGCCGTTCGAACGCGTGACGGGTACCGGCAAGATCGAGAACGGCATCGGCCGCACCGACAACTTCGAAATGGTGACCGCACCCGCGCGCGCCGAGATGCACGGCACCGTGAATCTCGCGAAGGAAACGCAGAATCTCGACGTCCACGTCGTGCCGACCGTCAGCGCGGGCGCCGCTGTGGTCGCGGCGGCGGTCGTCAATCCGCTGCTCGGGCTCGGCGCACTGGTCGCCGACTTCGCGCTGTCGCATTCGATCAGCAAGGCCTTCGCGCTCGACTACGCGATCACCGGATCGTGGTCCAAGCCGCACATCGAGCGGGTGCATGGCGATAGAGGTAAGATGGACGCACCCGCTTCGGCCACGGTCGCCACGCCCTGA
- the glnE gene encoding bifunctional [glutamate--ammonia ligase]-adenylyl-L-tyrosine phosphorylase/[glutamate--ammonia-ligase] adenylyltransferase, translating into MTDPIPLSSSYSHYAARAIAARPDLAARVAALAAAPITRERIEARLDALYEASAATASGDDALKRALRQLRTEVFCAVMERDLARTADVAEVTGAMTDLAEATIQRALAAVSADLEALYGEPRGANGERLALGVVGMGKLGGRELNVSSDIDLIFVYEDDGETAGGERASIATQEFFTRVGKRLIGALAEVTADGYVFRVDMRLRPNGDSGPLVCSLGMLEEYFYVQGREWERYAWIKGRLVSEGRSESAQRLAKQLKAIVTPFIYRRYLDFGVIGAIRALHVQIRQEAQRRASMRPDKADDIKLGRGGIREIEFSAQVFQLIRGGQDAGFRVRPTLAVLRHAAAHGLIAQSVCDELSNAYRFLRELEHRLQYRDDAQTHAMPVDPAERACLADAMGFADYAALMTELEAHRDRVEQQFDQIFSDKVKGHRGSGVSEDSAAMWVWSSALADDSAGDALEAHLVELGVAEPQALLARLRAMWQSSRYVGLPERSRQRFDIAAQRALEAARTLEPPERRGDTVARFFDLLEAVSRRGAYLALLTEYPNALHRVLSVLGASHWAAGYLIRHPQLLDELLDDEAIASPFDWPEFKRGLRARLAAADGVELQMDLLRHAHQAEVFRILLIDLAGKLSVEHVSDRLSELADAVLDVALEAVWAHLAKRHRDVPRFAVIAYGKLGGKELGYASDLDLIFLYDDPDDASADVYATFTRRLITWLTMATGAGTLFDVDLRLRPNGESGLLVTDLDAFRRYQLREGDAANTAWVWEHQALTRARYCAGDAEIGARFEAIREQVLTMPREAEPLAREIVDMRARVEAGHPNRSELFDLKHDRGGMVDIEFLVQYWVLLHAARDPELVRNTGNIALLREGSRFGLMSAEEAETVGAAYRAYRKMQHRLRLDGMEKARVDPATVTVERGIVLALWARVFGERAAD; encoded by the coding sequence ATGACTGATCCCATCCCGCTGAGTTCCAGCTATTCACATTACGCCGCGCGCGCGATCGCCGCGCGTCCCGACCTCGCGGCGCGCGTCGCGGCGCTCGCTGCGGCGCCGATCACGCGCGAGCGCATCGAAGCGCGGCTCGACGCACTGTACGAAGCCAGCGCCGCCACCGCTTCCGGCGACGATGCACTGAAGCGGGCGCTGCGGCAGCTGCGCACCGAAGTGTTCTGCGCCGTGATGGAGCGCGATCTCGCGCGCACCGCGGACGTCGCCGAAGTGACCGGCGCGATGACCGACCTCGCCGAAGCGACGATCCAGCGCGCGCTCGCCGCCGTGTCGGCGGATCTCGAAGCGCTGTACGGCGAACCGCGCGGCGCGAACGGCGAACGGCTCGCGCTGGGTGTCGTCGGGATGGGCAAGCTCGGCGGGCGCGAGCTGAACGTGTCGTCGGATATCGATCTGATCTTCGTCTACGAGGACGACGGCGAGACGGCTGGCGGCGAACGCGCATCGATCGCCACGCAGGAGTTCTTCACGCGCGTCGGCAAGCGGTTGATCGGCGCGCTCGCCGAAGTCACCGCCGACGGCTACGTGTTTCGCGTCGACATGCGGCTGCGGCCGAACGGCGATTCGGGGCCGCTCGTGTGCAGCCTCGGCATGCTCGAAGAGTATTTCTACGTGCAGGGCCGCGAGTGGGAACGCTATGCGTGGATCAAGGGACGCCTCGTGTCCGAGGGGCGCAGCGAATCCGCGCAGCGTCTCGCGAAGCAGTTGAAGGCGATCGTCACGCCGTTCATCTATCGCCGCTATCTCGATTTCGGTGTGATCGGCGCGATCCGCGCACTGCACGTGCAGATTCGCCAGGAGGCGCAGCGCCGCGCGTCGATGCGTCCGGATAAAGCCGACGACATCAAGCTCGGTCGCGGCGGTATTCGCGAGATCGAATTCAGCGCGCAGGTGTTCCAGTTGATTCGCGGCGGCCAGGATGCGGGCTTTCGCGTGCGGCCGACGCTCGCGGTGCTGCGTCATGCGGCTGCGCACGGGCTGATCGCGCAGTCGGTGTGCGACGAGTTATCGAACGCGTATCGCTTTCTGCGCGAACTCGAACACCGGCTGCAATATCGCGACGATGCGCAGACCCATGCAATGCCGGTCGATCCGGCGGAGCGTGCATGCCTCGCCGACGCGATGGGTTTTGCCGACTACGCCGCGCTGATGACCGAACTCGAAGCGCATCGCGATCGCGTCGAGCAGCAGTTCGACCAGATTTTTTCCGACAAGGTGAAAGGTCATCGCGGCAGCGGCGTCAGCGAAGACAGCGCGGCCATGTGGGTATGGAGCAGTGCGCTTGCCGACGACAGCGCCGGTGACGCGCTCGAAGCGCATCTCGTCGAGCTGGGTGTCGCCGAGCCGCAGGCGTTGCTCGCGCGGCTGCGCGCGATGTGGCAGTCGTCGCGCTACGTCGGGCTGCCCGAGCGCAGCCGGCAGCGCTTCGACATCGCCGCGCAGCGCGCGCTCGAAGCGGCCCGGACGCTCGAACCGCCCGAGCGGCGTGGCGACACCGTCGCGCGGTTCTTCGATCTGCTGGAAGCGGTGAGCCGGCGCGGCGCCTATCTCGCGCTGCTCACCGAATATCCGAATGCGTTGCATCGCGTGCTGTCGGTACTCGGCGCATCGCATTGGGCGGCCGGTTATCTGATTCGCCATCCGCAGCTGCTCGACGAGCTGCTCGACGACGAAGCGATCGCGAGCCCGTTCGACTGGCCCGAGTTCAAACGCGGACTGCGTGCGCGTCTCGCGGCAGCCGACGGTGTCGAACTGCAGATGGACCTGCTGCGTCACGCGCATCAGGCGGAGGTGTTCCGCATCCTGCTGATCGATCTCGCGGGCAAGCTGAGCGTCGAACACGTCAGCGACCGGCTGTCCGAACTCGCGGACGCCGTACTCGACGTCGCGCTCGAAGCGGTGTGGGCGCATCTCGCGAAACGTCATCGCGACGTGCCGCGCTTTGCGGTGATCGCGTACGGCAAGCTCGGCGGCAAGGAACTCGGCTACGCGTCGGACCTCGATCTGATTTTCCTGTACGACGATCCGGACGATGCATCCGCCGACGTCTACGCGACCTTCACGCGACGGCTCATCACGTGGCTCACGATGGCGACCGGCGCGGGCACGCTGTTCGATGTCGATCTGCGGTTGCGGCCGAACGGCGAGTCGGGATTGCTTGTTACCGATCTCGATGCGTTCCGCCGCTATCAACTGCGCGAAGGCGATGCGGCCAACACCGCGTGGGTGTGGGAGCACCAGGCGCTGACGCGTGCGCGCTATTGCGCAGGCGACGCGGAGATCGGCGCGCGGTTCGAGGCGATCCGCGAGCAGGTGCTGACGATGCCGCGCGAGGCGGAACCGCTCGCGCGCGAGATCGTCGATATGCGTGCGCGCGTCGAGGCTGGCCATCCGAATCGTTCCGAGCTGTTCGATCTGAAGCACGATCGCGGCGGGATGGTGGATATCGAGTTCCTCGTGCAGTACTGGGTGCTGCTGCATGCGGCACGCGATCCGGAGCTGGTCCGCAATACGGGCAACATCGCGTTGCTGCGCGAAGGGTCACGCTTCGGTTTGATGAGTGCGGAGGAAGCGGAGACGGTCGGCGCGGCGTATCGCGCGTACCGGAAGATGCAGCATCGGCTGCGGCTTGATGGGATGGAGAAGGCGCGGGTCGATCCGGCGACTGTTACCGTAGAGCGCGGCATCGTGCTCGCGCTGTGGGCGCGGGTCTTTGGGGAGCGGGCGGCGGATTGA